Proteins encoded within one genomic window of Lynx canadensis isolate LIC74 chromosome B2, mLynCan4.pri.v2, whole genome shotgun sequence:
- the LOC115514734 gene encoding zinc finger protein 883-like, with the protein MEIPAQERGIEANEFGKAVTVQSIVSEQCEPVERCVREHATRGKSFQQNSDLIIQRECDGKRPCECSGCGKALRDHTTLIQHERTHTGERAYRCNECGKGFNQSSHLTNHQKTHTGEKPYKCNECGKAFSYCSVLIQHQRIHSGERPYECTECGKTFSRSTYLTQHQRIHTGEKPYKCLECGKAFSQSTHLTLHQRIHTGEKPYECSECGKTFSQSAHLTQHQRIHTGEKPYECNACGKAFSDHSALIRHHIIHTGEKPHECNDCGKAFSYCSDLIQHQRTHTGEKPYRCSECGNAFSDCSALIQHQRIHTGEKPYECRECGKAFGNYSALTRHQRTHTGEKPYECKECGKTFSRSTYLTQHQRSHTGDKPYKCHECEKTFAQSSFLTQHMRVHTGEKPYRCNECGKAFSDRSGHIQHQRTHTGEKPYECNDCGKAFSFCSALIQHKRIHTGEKPYKCNDCGKAFSDGSALIQHQRTHTGEKPYKCNVCGKAFSQSTNLRNHQKTHSSEKSYTCSECGKAFSYCSGLIQHQIIHTGEKPYACSECGRAFSRGTDLKKHQKTHTEEKLYKCNECGKAFSQSTYLTKHQKIHSAEKANIHTACRKTVKQNSSVQHEKSYTGEKSSECLESLAAVETRETEGS; encoded by the coding sequence ATGGAAATTCCTGCCCAAGAAAGAGGTATAGAAGCTAATGAATTTGGAAAAGCTGTCACTGTACAATCAATAGTTTCGGAGCAGTGTGAGCCTGTAGAACGGTGTGTTCGTGAACATGCTACACGTGGGAAAAGCTTCCAACAAAACTCAGACTTAATTATACAAAGGGAGTGTGATGGAAAGAGACCTTGTGAATGTAGTGGATGCGGGAAAGCCTTAAGAGACcacaccactcttattcaacatgaAAGAACGCATACTGGAGAGCGAGCCTACAGATGTAACGAATGCGGAAAGGGATTTAACCAGAGTTCCCACCTGACAAACCATCAGAAGACTCACACAGGGGAAAAGCCCTACAAATGCaatgaatgtgggaaggccttcagtTATTGTTCAGTCCTTAttcaacatcagagaattcatagtGGGGAGAGACCTTATGAGTGCACTGAATGCGGTAAGACGTTTAGTCGTAGCACATACCTTACTCAGCATCAAAGAATTCAcactggtgagaaaccctatAAATGTCTTGAATGTGGAAAGGCTTTTAGCCAGAGCACGCATCTTACTctacatcagagaattcatactggagagaaaccttacgaATGCAGTGAATGTGGTAAAACCTTCAGTCAGAGTGCACATCTTACTCAacatcaaagaattcatacaGGAGAAAAGCCCTATGAATGTAATGCCTGTGGAAAAGCCTTCAGTGATCACTCCGCTCTTATTCGACATCATATCAttcacactggggagaaacctCATGAATGTAATGACTGTGGGAAAGCTTTCAGCTACTGCTCCGACCTGATTCAACACCAGAGAAcacatactggagagaaaccatacaggtgcagtgaatgtgggaatgCCTTTAGTGACTGTTCAGCCCTTATCCAGCATCAAAGGATtcacactggggagaagccctatgagtgtcgtgaatgtgggaaagcctttggTAACTACTCAGCTCTCACTCGCCATCAAAGAACTCATACtggggagaaaccctatgaatgtaaggaatgtggaaaaACCTTTAGCAGAAGCACATACCTTACTCAACATCAGAGAAGTCACACAGGAGATAAACCATATAAATGTCATGAGTGTGAGAAAACTTTTGCCCAGAGTTCATTCCTTACACAACACAtgagagttcacactggagaaaaaccctacagatgtaatgaatgtgggaaagctttcagtgACCGCTCGGGGCATATTCAGCATCAGAGAACTCACACTGGTGAGAAGCCCTATGAATGTAACGACtgtgggaaagctttcagtttctgCTCAGCTCTTATTCAACAtaagagaattcatactggagagaagcccTATAAATGCAATGACTGCGGAAAAGCCTTTAGTGATGGGTCAGCACTTATTCaacatcagagaactcacactggagagaaaccctataagTGTAACGtgtgtggaaaagccttcagtCAGAGTACAAACCTCAGAAATCACCAGAAAACTCATTCTAGTGAAAAATCCTATACATGTagtgaatgtggaaaagcctttagtTACTGCTCAGGCCTCATTCAACATCAAAtcattcatactggagagaagcctTATGCGTGCAGTGAATGTGGCAGAGCCTTCAGCCGGGGGACAGACCTTAAAAAACATCAGAAGACTCATACTGAAGAGAAACTctacaaatgtaatgaatgtggaaaagcctttagcCAGAGCACGTATCTTACAAAACACCAGAAAATTCACAGTGCCGAGAAAGCAAATATACATACTGCCTGTAGGAAAACCGTTAAGCAAAACTCCTCTGTTCAACACGAAAAATCTTACACTGGAGAGAAATCCTCTGAATGCCTTGAGAGTCTGGCTGCTGTGGAGACCAGGGAAACAGAAGGATCATGA